A window from Chryseobacterium vaccae encodes these proteins:
- a CDS encoding zinc-ribbon domain containing protein, whose protein sequence is MRKQKEKYAKCPCCSIEKHRTEITVCLSILGKIIVKHYKMPATDAYEMLIDSSYKWACDDCLSRKKAIVAFPIFQSNELDSYLAYYDTDFTCRTCGTDFKFTKEEKKLWYETLKFRMESMPVNCLPCRKQVRLLKIENNTLSEILKKDDHEISIEELKTLVDIYTRWGKQEKAKYYERLITKKLKSS, encoded by the coding sequence ATGAGAAAACAAAAAGAAAAATACGCGAAATGCCCGTGCTGCTCCATAGAGAAGCACAGAACAGAAATTACAGTCTGTCTGTCGATTCTTGGAAAGATCATCGTCAAACACTATAAAATGCCCGCTACTGATGCTTACGAAATGTTGATTGACAGTAGTTATAAATGGGCCTGTGACGACTGTTTAAGCCGTAAAAAAGCCATTGTTGCATTTCCCATATTCCAAAGTAACGAGCTGGATTCTTATTTAGCTTACTATGATACAGACTTCACCTGCAGAACCTGCGGAACAGACTTTAAGTTTACTAAAGAAGAAAAAAAACTCTGGTATGAAACATTAAAATTCAGAATGGAATCAATGCCGGTGAATTGCTTACCTTGCAGAAAGCAAGTCCGTTTGTTGAAAATTGAAAATAATACCCTTTCTGAAATCCTCAAAAAAGATGACCATGAAATTTCAATTGAAGAACTCAAAACTTTAGTTGATATTTACACTCGTTGGGGTAAGCAGGAAAAAGCAAAATATTACGAAAGGCTGATCACAAAAAAGCTTAAATCATCATAA
- a CDS encoding YbjN domain-containing protein, which produces MKNQIFRTVKEWLLDYEFNIMLEDEAQRILIIEKESNGIKNMILIISDSILIMEQFLFEIKNPTEKIYRSLLQKNRDIVHGAFVLDQTGKRVIFRDTLPTDNMAQNEVMASINSLGILVGEFANEMLEMSK; this is translated from the coding sequence ATGAAAAATCAAATATTTAGAACAGTCAAAGAGTGGTTGTTAGATTATGAGTTTAATATCATGCTGGAAGATGAAGCTCAGAGAATTTTAATCATCGAAAAGGAATCCAACGGAATCAAGAATATGATCCTTATTATATCTGATTCGATCCTGATCATGGAGCAGTTTCTTTTCGAAATAAAAAATCCCACAGAAAAAATATACAGAAGCCTGCTTCAGAAAAACAGGGATATTGTACACGGAGCGTTTGTTCTGGACCAAACGGGAAAACGGGTCATTTTCAGAGATACTCTTCCTACAGATAATATGGCGCAAAACGAAGTAATGGCCTCCATCAATTCACTGGGAATTCTCGTAGGGGAATTTGCCAACGAAATGCTTGAAATGAGTAAGTAA
- a CDS encoding helix-turn-helix domain-containing protein codes for MSFFGTNIKKIRQVKGLSQKAFADLFDLNRGVISSYEEGRAEPKIETILKVASHFNLNLDKLLTETLQVNQLASVSDIDQLMFFPELAIKNNVEEAKEPENSSANAIILQKILASVNLVYEFTPQSPLLSPYHYGDILFLNKAEYKNNQPGTLFTLIDGHLQYASEDHSDLYKVVGSFSTSEKNIFMDILERLELLEKTIGRK; via the coding sequence ATGAGCTTTTTCGGAACCAATATCAAGAAAATAAGACAGGTTAAAGGATTGAGCCAAAAGGCTTTTGCCGATCTGTTTGATTTAAACAGAGGGGTAATCAGCTCCTATGAAGAAGGACGTGCCGAGCCCAAAATTGAAACAATTCTGAAAGTGGCCAGCCATTTTAATCTGAATCTTGACAAATTACTGACTGAAACCCTACAGGTAAACCAGTTAGCCAGTGTTTCTGACATTGACCAGCTCATGTTTTTTCCGGAACTGGCTATAAAAAATAATGTCGAAGAGGCAAAGGAGCCGGAAAATAGCTCAGCCAACGCCATTATATTGCAAAAAATATTAGCATCTGTTAATCTGGTGTATGAATTCACTCCTCAGAGCCCCCTGCTTTCACCTTACCATTATGGAGACATCTTATTTCTGAATAAAGCAGAGTATAAAAACAACCAGCCCGGCACTCTTTTTACCCTTATAGATGGACACTTACAATATGCTTCGGAAGATCATTCAGACCTCTATAAAGTGGTAGGATCTTTTTCTACTTCGGAAAAAAATATTTTCATGGATATCCTGGAAAGGCTGGAGTTATTAGAAAAAACTATTGGCAGAAAATAA
- a CDS encoding PspA/IM30 family protein: MNIFKRLLTIGKAEIHSVIESFEDPINLTEQGIREMKEELGKSIEALAQLKALAIRKKNAAETEEQVAEDYYNKAVMIIQKAEKGEADPSEADRLAKEALKRQTSSKENAASLQKEHEKLQADCEKMQTNITHLKSSIAKWENELITLKARVQVSEATRDINQKMTQMDTSSAVTMLEKLKERVVQQEAVAEAYADISKTGKSIDEEIDAMVSTKDTEAEEALNRLKETLKKG; encoded by the coding sequence ATGAACATTTTTAAAAGACTATTAACAATAGGAAAAGCAGAGATCCATTCGGTGATCGAAAGCTTTGAAGATCCCATCAACCTAACCGAACAGGGGATCCGGGAAATGAAAGAAGAGCTGGGTAAAAGCATCGAAGCGCTGGCTCAGCTGAAAGCACTGGCTATCCGTAAAAAAAATGCGGCAGAAACAGAAGAACAGGTAGCAGAAGATTATTACAACAAAGCGGTGATGATCATTCAGAAGGCAGAAAAAGGAGAAGCAGATCCGTCTGAAGCTGACCGTCTGGCCAAAGAAGCCCTGAAAAGACAGACTTCCTCTAAAGAAAATGCAGCCTCATTGCAGAAAGAACATGAAAAGCTTCAGGCTGATTGTGAGAAAATGCAGACGAACATCACTCATCTGAAGTCCAGTATTGCCAAATGGGAAAATGAATTAATTACCCTGAAAGCAAGGGTTCAGGTAAGTGAAGCCACCAGAGACATCAATCAGAAAATGACCCAGATGGATACCAGCAGCGCCGTAACCATGCTGGAGAAACTTAAAGAAAGAGTGGTGCAGCAGGAAGCTGTTGCAGAGGCCTATGCCGATATTTCAAAAACAGGAAAAAGTATTGATGAAGAAATAGATGCCATGGTCAGTACTAAAGACACCGAAGCCGAAGAAGCTTTGAACAGGTTAAAAGAAACACTTAAAAAAGGCTAA
- a CDS encoding YrhB domain-containing protein: MLTEKEMLSIAERYLKRRGEFGGSEIEVVIDDIIKKSYGNIYHYNSKEYLLTGNFNKSLVGNAPFLVEKETGRVVGFGTSGSLEDYLEAYENGTFTSALDTYWYPDEDRFDYK; the protein is encoded by the coding sequence ATGCTAACAGAGAAAGAAATGCTATCAATAGCAGAACGTTATTTAAAAAGACGCGGAGAATTTGGAGGGAGTGAAATTGAAGTAGTTATAGATGATATTATTAAAAAATCTTATGGTAATATTTACCATTATAATTCTAAAGAATACCTTTTGACAGGAAACTTTAATAAGTCATTGGTAGGCAATGCTCCTTTCTTAGTTGAAAAAGAAACAGGCAGGGTGGTTGGTTTTGGTACATCAGGCAGTTTAGAAGATTATTTGGAAGCCTATGAAAATGGTACTTTCACTTCAGCTTTAGATACTTATTGGTACCCAGATGAAGATCGGTTTGATTATAAATAA